The sequence below is a genomic window from Salvelinus fontinalis isolate EN_2023a chromosome 19, ASM2944872v1, whole genome shotgun sequence.
GGTCTCACATCGTTAATGCCCATGCGGTACCAGGCCCTGGGGTGGTGAAGGGGCTCAGTGCGGTGGGCCGTCCGCTGGACCGCGGCTGTGTCCTCATAGCTCAGATGAGCTCCCAGGGTTCCCTAGCAACAGGGGACTATACGGCGGCTGTGGTAAGCAAATCGCTCCAGCAAGCCGTTCCTCAGAATGTTCCATCCATCTCTCTAACCTCCCACAGCTCTCTGCAATGTGTTACAATTCAGGACACAGTGTCATCTTGCAGGGTCACAGTGAAAGGCTGATTACATTCTAGTCTGTTTTAATAAGGATGTTTGCATCGGACAGCTTAACTGTAGTAATAGTTGGATTCCTTAATGTAATCCTTAATCTCTCTCATGTGATTTTTGTCTCTGTCATTCCATAGGTGAAAATGGCTGAGGAGCACTCTGAATTTGTTTTTGGGTTCATCTCTGGTTCCAAGATCAGCAACAAGCCTGAGTTTGTACACATGACTCCAGGGGTGCAGATGCAGTCAGGAGGTACCACACTCTATACCCGTTAACCACTTCATCCATCCTGTCCAGTGTTCTGTCATTTTCAGACAATTTTTGTCCTGTTGTAAGCTCTCCTTGCCGCTAGATGGTGCCGGTGTCCAATAAATGAAGACTGGGTCTCTTATCGGTTGTGTCCGTATTGGCTTCCTattacctacatagtgcactacttttgaccagagccctatgggccctgattaAAAGTAATGTACTATGTTGAGAATGGAGTGCCATTTTGAATGCAGCCTTTGTTTtcgtagtgttttttttttacctcttcgGCAACAAACTAGGGTGGTGTTTTCTTCAGCACCACACTGTTCATTGATCATAATCTCCATCTTTTCTGTTTCAGGAGATGGTCTGGGCCAGCAGTACTCCAGTCCTGATGATGTGATATGTAAAAAAGGCTCTGACATCATCATCGTGGGCCGTGGTATCCTGGGGGCCTCTGATAGAGTGAAGGCTGCTGCAGAGTACAGAGAGGCAGGCTGGAACGCATACACCAAGAGACTCAACACATCTAGCCAATGAGATGCTGAAGACTAGGGCGACATCCTAAGTGGCACCTTATTCcatatatattgcactacttttgaccagagccctatgggccttggtcaaagtagcgcatagggtgccatttgggatgctgacaAGACTAGAGCAGATACCACATGGCTAATGTGAAACATGATTATTCCCTCCAACCAGCTGCTGAGACCTTTCTCTTAGCCACAAAACTTGCTAAATCAACTGAACTGCGACAATGCTAATTTTAACCTTTGGCGACAGGGACATGTTTCAGTTTTTTTTCTCCATAGTGTTATTTTTATATAATCTAATTTGCAATTTTTTTTAATGCTTTGTGTTGACCAGTTATATGGAATTGTGAAATTaatttaataaatacatttgctgTAATTATCAGTGTTCCTTGAAGTCTATAAACATTTCATCAAGGGAGTTTTCTACAGATGAACAGATGGAAGACTGTTAAAAGATTCGTTTTACTAAACAAACCTCGGCATTGTGTATTAATTCATTGACATTACAACAATCAATTGACTTGTGTTTACAACAATGTATGATGAACCAGTGAAGTCTTTAGCCCTCTGATTATTTGTGATGTGCCATCCAGGTGTAGGGTATGCTGTATACCCTAGCCACTAATAAACAGTGAATATGCTGAGCCTGTTTCATTTTATATGGTAtctcaaatcaatcaaatgtatttatgaagccctttttaaaCCAGCCGAtctcacaaagtgctatacagaaacccggcctaaaacccccaaacagcaagcaatgcagatgtagaagtgtCTGCTTCTACTTTTTACTTTGTGAAATCAGGCATAGACTACATAACACGCCAGTCTTTTTGCAAGTCAAGCTCTGATGACTAGGTAAGGAACAAATTTGCAAGCCACATGATATGTAAATATGTGTAAAtgacatgatggggaacagagcagggaggcaggcaggtggGTTTTCTCCTTCCTTCAACACAGGTGAATGAAGCCACCTTTGAATGTCCCATTCTCCACCGGTTCAGCTTGAGCACAAAGGTCAGCAAATCCTGCCATCTCGTCGATTGGACCGAGCGCAAAGCACGGTTGGTTTGCATAGAGAGGGAGGGTTGGCATAATAAAGAGCTAAACTCGtctgctctccctccccctggCTGTTGTGTCAATATTGGACCTGAGCAACGCACCGTGCGACAGGTGTCCACTGGAGAATCCTCTCTTTTTAAAACCAACCTGAAAAAAAAAGTGAGAGAGAAGATAAATGGAAGGATGGCCTACCATGCCAGGAGTATATATAGGCTACCTGCAACGTGCCATACGCATTCAGTGTTGCCTATAAGATGCACACAATGCGCAGGTATTACTGCTAGTGCGTTTTTAAAATGTCTTCTCACTTTTTTCGACAATAGATAGACAATGGTAAGTTTTATGTCGGCAAAATGTGTATGTTGGATTAAATTGTGAATGACAATTTTACAGACAGGTAGGCTACATTTTTTTGTATTGACATCAATGTTAACCTTTGCACCTTTCCAGGTGTGTGGACGCAGCGACAAATGGAGAGTATAACGTAGTCTATAACTGCTTTTCCAAGACGGGATCATCATATTTCGATTGATTTTCTGTATTTGCCTCACGTTGAGCCACACGCACAATACCTGAAGATTAAGTTTTGTTCGTTCGGCTCGCGTTAAGCAGGTACAGGTTTTCTACAAAACAGAAGAGCAAGTTCATATTCCGACAGAAGTCGTTCTCGTTGATGCTGCTGTATTTTCCTGTCACAAATACAAACATCAATTTTTTTTTTGCCAACTGGACAATTTTTTATCAGTATTCTCTTGATTTATATGGATAAAGTTTTTATGTTaccattttttgttttgtttttagacTCTTGCTCACCACTAAATGCTATAGTTCTCTCCATGGATTTTACTATGACTAGTTATTAGACTTGTATTACCTAGTTATTTCCTTTTATTAAATACCATTAGGTTTTTCTTTATGGACATGCTGTAATGATGATACCCAACCAGTTAGCGCCAATAGTGTCATCATTATGTCAGAGTGCACCGGGAATCAGGGAGCTGGTCATTTCTTAATTGTAGTTATCTTAATCATTAACCAGCCAAGTAACAGCCATCTGATATGGACCATCTGCTGGCTGGATCCTCAGCTGCCTGGGATCTATACCTCTGAAGAGGCTAGGCTACTCTGTTAAATTAACTATGAAATTCATAGGTGTCTGAACATTTATTCCAGTAAATACAGAGTGTAGCCTATAACATACAGCTCATCATAAAAACGCCACGTCATTCTCCATTGCTCATGCACTGTAAAACACTTTGCGTTTCAGTTAAGCACAGAGACATCATACACTATAGGCATATCACTGCTTTGCATATGTTTCAGAAACGTCTATTTTCCACCTCAGACAGTATCATTTGTAGTGCCAGttaccccaccacacacacaccacttcgaTGAGATGATTAacgcctgtatctgtatagttccATTCTACTTTGAGCATAACTGCAGGTAGACATTTGCATATCCAGTTTTCGTTGTATGAATGGCCAATAAACAGCCTGGTAAAGGCTTTCCCATGTAATCATTTCTGCTCTCATGTTTCCCTACAAAGTTCCAGTAAATATTTGTTTAAAGTTGGTGTAAGGAGACTTCACAGCCTGTATTCCCATGCTAGTGACAGTTCATGCTGCAGTTCCACCCTAAACCTCCAAAATGAGCCTTCCTCAACTTACTCTACAGAGCAGTTATTGGCTCTGTAAAATATGTACACACAATATTATTTTGCTATTCCCTGATGTCTCAAGCAAGTCTTCAATCTTTCAGTCGTTCACGGTGCAATCTATGTTCATATCATTTCATATATGTTCTGTTTTATGGATAAACATGACTGGGACAAAATTACTTCACGAAAATTATTATTTGCCCTGTCTCAGCAACCTATAAAACTGTGTGGGATTCTCTCACAGATGCAAACAAATTGTGACTATTTCAATTCATTCTGACTATACAGCTATAAAAATCAACCTTCTCTTATCCTATTACATCACCTTGAGAGAATTATGTGTAAGATCAAATAGGCTCCGTTTTTTCCCCATGGGCTATTATTCTTTAGGTCTGTGGCTTTCATAACACCCAGACaattgtgtgtgtctgcagaAAAGCATGATTGCATTTGTGGTGCCTGTTCAACTGCTACCTGTTTCCTAAGTGGAGGACAAGTGTTGCCCTGTGGGCTGTGTGCTGTTTCAAATGACAGTTAAAGAGGTTGCTAATGAAATATGAAAATGCCTGGGGGTTGTGTCTCTTGTAACTGCCTGGCTTTACCTAAGCAGTGAGCACAGAGgcggggagaaggagggggagaaccCAGGGCTCTGCAGCACCTATCTGagtgcgtctgaaatggcaccctattctctatatagtggactacttttgtagtccactatatagggaatagagtgccattttggaAGCACCCTGTCTTGGCCTCGGGTAAATCCTGCCTGTCTGTTGCGGTTCACTCTTGACGCAGAGCCAGAGCCATTCACAGAGCAGATGTCACCTGCATGAGCTGTCATGGCCTGTTCAAATTTGTCCTTAGGAGGATTTGTTTCTATAGCAGCAGAGAGGGGAAAAACACACAGGGAACATTTGGTGGTGGTCTGCGTCTGCTCACTCACTGACTATTCAAGTAGCAACTCACATTGAAGCAGAAAACGAGACCTGTCCATTTACAACCTTATAGCAAAAATAGATATTTCTGATTCACATtggacaataaagttgtattgtatgCCACTTATCTTCTATTGAGTTGTGTCTCCTCAAGGCGATATTCTGAAGAAAGGTGCTATAAGTGAATATTTGCACATGTTGGGATCAGTGTCTGATCAGGTATGTGTATGGATATGTCCTTGGTtcaaacatacactgagtgtacaaaacatttccatgacatagactgatcaggtgaatccaggtgaaaggcaTGATCCCTTgtggatgtcacctgttaaatccacttcattcagtgtagaaggggaggagacaggttaaagaaggcaTTTTAAGCAtcgagacaattgagatatggattgtgtatgtgtggtactcagagggtgaatgggcaagacaaaatatttaagtgtctttgaatggggtatggcagtaggtgccaggtgtacttgtttgagtcaagaactgcaacgctgctggtttCCCCCCGCTCAATAGTTTcctatgtgtatcaagaatggtccaccacccaaaggacatccagcaaccttgacacaactgtgggaagcattggagtcgacatggaccagcatccctgtggaatgcttttgacaccttgtagactcCATGCTccgactaattgaggctgttctgagggcaaaagggggtgcaactcaatgtaTATTCTTTAGCAATAACCAtcctatttctttgtgtttttttgAGTGGCTCACTTGAAAAAGAGAACTGGGTCTCAATGTTGACTCCctttataaataaaaataaaataaatacaaaattaatTTGAAGGGTAACCTGAAACTATGAATCTGTGAGCAATAGCAGCATCACTTCCTGACAATACATCAATGCTTACGCAACCTTCCTGACTAAGTCAGATAGGCATAGGCTGGAGGGCTTTGTTACCATGGAGAAACTGGATCCTGAGAAACAGTCTGCCTCACTTACACCACACAGTTATCACACGTACACATGTTGCCCTATAGAGGGGTATTGATTGAAAAAGAAATGAAGGGGGATATAATTGTGATAACTTAAGTTGTCTCTAGCCTGGTTCATCTCACATCACTCTATGGTTTATTAGCCGAAACGTGTAAGATACAATGAATGGATACGAGAAAATGCTGTGAGGGAGAAAAAAACAGATGTTCAAACAACGTTGTTTGCTCTGGTTGCTGCCTGGTTGACTGGTTCTTCCAACCTGCACCTCAGCCAACTGTTTGCAGGTTGGCTACTCAGGATGGCAAACATGGTGCCAGCATTGCTAAATGAAGTGCTCAACCTGTCGAAGTGCAGTGGACCATAGATGGACATTTCTATGCGTTGTCTCTTTTTATCCAACAGAAATAATATATCAAATAGTATCTATAATATCTGAAATGAGATGTTATTTCTAAAATATAAAGATATTTGTAGCCAGAGACAAATTAATATAGACTAGCAAACACTTTTCCAATGCACAATAAGTAAATATTCATTGTTATTGTGAAAAGCATCTGATATGATCATATTTCACAGGTTCCATTTCATTTATAAACATAGAAATAGTACAACCGATCATTTAAAAGTTTCACGAGCAATATTCCCTCTATCAGAGACCCGTGACACCAGATCAGAAGAATAGACTAGCCTACTACTTTCCTACTAATACTGCAAAGGAGATAAAGATTCAAAGTAGAGTTCTGAGTTATGAGCCTTTACTGTAGGCCCTATGTGTCAGATGCAAATAGGGAGAGCTGAATTTCCAAGTGAAATTAGGCTTCTGCTGATGAGCTGACAAATCTAATCTCTCCAATGGGGGATCAAAGGCCAGCAGATGGGTGACTACTGCTCTGTCACCGTGTCCACCTGCCCCAGGGCAAACAAGGCCACACAGGTAAGAGAGAACAATGAACCCACCCCACTCAAAGTGGCTGCTGTACACACAAGAAATGAAGCATATAGGCACACACGTGGCCACACACGGAGACAACAGAAAAGGGTATAACTACcctaaaaacacattacagaGGACTCATCCAAGTCTGAAGTCTGATTACTTTCAATTTCCATCAGCAAGTATATTTAAGTCTACCACAgctttggggtcaattccatttcaatccagtcaattcaggaagtaaactgaaattcagATTGTCCAAGTCTCATTCCCAATCGGCACCCTATCCcttagtgcgctacttttgaccaggttctggtcaaaagttgtgcactttaatagggaatagggtggcattttggACGCCACACAAGAGTTAGGCCAACAACCTCCTAACGCCCTCACCTAGTGAATTTGTTCATGAAAATACAATACTATTATGCATACTGTATTCACAGACCTCTCTTTCTATTATAACGTCACCTGACATGACCATATGTCTCTATGATATGTTGCCTCACTTCAAATGTGTCATCATCATATTTACAGcctacaggggtgtcaaactcattccacggagggcctagtgtctgcaggtttttggtttttcctttcaataaagccctagacaaccaggtgtggggagttcctgactaattagtgatgttaattcatcaatcaagtacaagggaggagcgaaaacccgcagacactcggccccccgtggaatgagtttgacacctgtggatcATCAGTCACTGTAATGAACTGTTATGCCACAAGATGTCACTGCAGACAGGTATTATTGCAGTTGACTTACATGACTAGGTTCCATTTGTATTATTACACTAAGAATCCAGATCATGAAGTAACATTGCAATATCCAAGCGCCTTCTTAAATAAAATATGATACACATTTATAAGCCAACCATCCATATTGATGAGAAGATCCACAGATCCACATTCCACTTTGCATTCATAAGCTCCACAAAGGCACAGAAACAATTTGGACCCATTGACAATTCAACAACTGAAAAACACTGAATACATAGAACAATCTGCATTGTAAATGGACGAGAATTGAGTGCTACTAGGAACATGTCAGAATCTTttctcacattcctttcaattaATATGACGAGAATAGATTTAGCGTGAAAAACAACAGATATTAAGAAGGTTATACATTTAAAATGCTTTCTTTCAACCATATGAGGTATAAACATGATCCAACATTAAAGAATATGAATTATTCCTGAAAAGaaaatctgtctgtttctcaTTTAGTTTCCAATGAGAGATGACAGTGGTGCCATGTTGGGTGCTGTGCAGTGGCATGGGTAGAGGCAACCATACATTGGTGCCCTTGTACCCACCTCTGGGGTTAATCTCCAAGAATGCTGCCATTATACCCAATTTCCAATCAAACTGTCGTGTCAGTGTGTTGCTATTGTGGCCGGTTCATCAGGCAGGCACAGGCTCTGGGTGCAATTTTGATGAGTCAGTGGATCTAAGCTTCCCACAATGGGCCTCTGGAGCCTCCACAATGGTGTGGACTAATGCACGCTTTCAGCCTGCCGCTGCTGAGTATGCAAGGCTTGTGCGAAAGCGGCAGTAAACGAGGGGCTTGGTAGTATAAAAACAGAAGTGGGGGCCTAGGACTCGACATTGTTACACTGGATCTGTTCCACCTCAGTACTCTGTAAGTATTCACACAACCTAGGTAGAACGTGAACATCGTATTCCTGGGCATCGGCGTACCAACCAGTGGGATTGATTACATCCAATATGGGAGATATATATTTGTATCTGATATTTCCCCAGTGCAAACTGAGAGCTCAACTCATTCAACATGAGTTGTTTGGTGCTTCGCACCTTGCTGAGGAATCAATGTTCACTTTCATGTATAGCTAGCTACCAGGGAACCCAGAGTGAAGCTCTCCGTTTTAGCCTAGTTTCCTCATCTCTGGTCTTCCTTGTCCCCCTTTGGTAGAGAGCAACCTCACGGTGGAAATAGCAACCATGAACACTCAGCAGATGGAGCAGATGGGCCAGTTCAAGATCACTGTCTGGGAGGAGGAGAACTTCCAGGGCAAGCGTTGCGAGTTCCTGCTGGAGTGTCAGAACATCATGGAGAGGGGATTCCAAAAGATCCGCTCCATCAAGGTCGAGAATGGACCGTAAGTCTCTCTTTGGATGTCTACACCAGCCTAAGACAGAGGACCTGTACTACATTACTGGTAGAGTAGTAATGTAGTATTACTGTATTAGATCCACGATGTTGTTTGGTCAATCAATGGTTTTGAGGATTTTTAGCTCATATGTTGTGTTTGAGTAGAAAGGGAGAAATAAGGTCATTGTAACATTCCTTTCTAGCCTTAGTTCCTCTCAGAAGCTAATGTATACTTGAATATTCTATTCTACATTGCAGTTGTACTGTACTGTTGTGAGCCTGCCCTCAGTTGATAAGCAAAGCTTGGTATGGCAATGCTACGTTTCGTTATCATTATCATGTCCACTCAACACTTGATAGCCTGATTTGGGCAATCTGTGTGCAATACAGTTTATGTATCGTTTTTACATTGTTTGGACCAAATGGTATAGCTGAACGCAATACATGAGATAGTCGCTTTGTGCGCGTTATTAACCTTAAATGTAGCTCGTTGTTTTGTTCCTGTCAGTCAGTCAAAGTAGGCTACTGTTGTAATCTCCATTGAGTCCCAGCTGCCTGCCTTGTGCTCTGTTCAAGCGGCTGACTGGCGATCTGATAATGGTCCAAAGGCGCAGCATGTGGTGTTTGCTTTGGCCCTTTGTCCTGTAATCAACACAGCGCTCTGTGCCATGGGGCGTTGCACTTTTGTTAACTAACCTGACActctattttctctctttctctcgttctctctcattccctctttctcccctgccTGTCGTTTAGCTGGGTGGGTTTTGAGTACCCTGAGTTCCAGGGACAGCAGTTCATCCTTGAGAAGGGAGACTACCCCCGTTACGAGGCTTGGAGCGGAAACAGCAGTTACAGAACCGAGCATATGCTTTCCTTCAGACCTATTAAGTGTGCTGTAAGTTCCTCCCACACAAATGACATTTCAAGGATAAAGAAAAGCACCCATCTGAAGCatatttaataaaatgtatgttttattaaaggtaaatatattcacatatgatgtgtgtgtttatattgtATCATAGTACCATCATACCACAATTCTCAAATCCATCTGTTTTGGATCTTTCCCAAATCTCTGAAATATGATGAGGCCATATGAAAACTAATCAAGGCGCCTGCACCTCTATCAACAGAACCACAGTGACAGCAAGGTGACTCTGTACGAGTGTGAAGACTTCCAGGGGCGCAAGTTCGAGATGTGCGATGACTACCCCTCTCTACAGGCTATGGGCTGGTGCAGCAAGGAGGTTCCCTCAATTAAAGTCAACTCCGGAGCGTAAGTCTTTTCTTATTTCTGTAACCTATATATGCTTTCGTTACAAACACTCTAGGCTCTGATACGTAAACTACATTGACAAAGACATAATCACCCATTACTTTCCAAGACGATTGGTTTTGTACATTTCACAACAGCTTAGGACTGCATCCGGTCACATATCACCTAGATAGCAGCCTCATATATTTTGTGTGATAGAGTCCCATTAGAAAAATGATCAAGTGAATAACATGTGCCCTTCTCTTCACAGCTGGGTGGCCTATCAGTTCCCCGGTTACCGTGGCTACCAGTAcatcctggagagagacagacaccagggAGAGTACAGACACTACAACGAGTACAGCACCCAGGCTCACACCAACCAGGTCCAGTCTATCCGCAGAATCCAGCACTAAGTCCACCCGACACTATCCTCCAGCGGCCACCATGTACTGACCATGCCATGTATTAAAATAGGCAATAAAGACTTTATTCAAACTACGGAAACAGAGTGCTTGTGGCAATTCcttgctttaaaaaaaagaacGCACTCTTGATCAGGTCAtatagctagctatctatctGTTTAAAGGCCCGTGGTAGAGTCTTAAGAACCCATTGCCACAGCCGCTAGCTGAATACTCCAACACAAGTGAATCACGTAGGCATTTCATGATATGACAAATACATCAATACATAAACCAGGGTAAATACCACCTTTCTGTTAGGATAGGATGTATATTGTTCTTGTCAGATTGTATCTTATTTCCAATAAATAAAAGCAAGAGATCACTATTGTTTCCACCATTTGTTATTGCAATGTTGTGTTTTGTAGTAGCCTACCATGAAGCCTATACaaaaaaagaggggttgggggctaAACTGGGGCGTCAAAGGATCACCTTTCTTTTACCGTGACAACAATCAAAAGAGCCATAAAATTGAACCAAATGAAATCGACAATATATGCCACATACATGCCCCTGGAGGCAATGGATCGACCCCCAGTTACGACACTCACTTTCTCTGCTATATCCCTCTCTGCCCTAAAGGTAGGCTATCAATAACACttgaaaatactttcaaatatgTTTTTAAAACAGAACAAAGAAATAAACAAAATGTTTCTGTGCTTGTGCCTTGAATTAACATACACTACATGCCCAAAAGTATATAGAccccccttcaaatgagtgaattCAGGTATTTCAGccgcacccgttgctgacaggtgtataaaatcgagcacacagccatacaatctccatagacaaacacaggcagtagaatggcccatactaaagcgctcagtgactttcaacgtggcaccgtcaaaggatgccacctttccaacaagtcagttcgtcaaatttctgccctgctagagctgccccggctaactgtaagtgctgttaatgTGAAGTGCAAACatgtaggagcaacaacggcttgtgtggtaggccacacaagctcacagaaatgGATCGCCAAGTCCTGAAGCGCATAGCACATAAAAAtaatctgtccttggttgcaacactcactactgagttcctaactgcctctggaagcaatgtcagtagAATACCTGTTcaccgggagcttcatgaaatgggtttccatggccaagcagccgcacataaGACTAAGATCACCACGAACAATGCCAAGCgccggttggagtggtgtaaagttcaacgccattggactctggagaagtggaaacgcgttctctggagcgatgaatcacgcttcaccatctggcagtccgacagacgaatctgggtttggcagattccAGGAGACCgctaccttccccaatgcatagtgccaactgtaaagtttggtgaagaaggaataatggtctggggctgtttttcatggttcgggctaggccccttagttccagtaaagggaaatcgtAACGCTATAGCATACAACAAC
It includes:
- the LOC129816354 gene encoding beta-crystallin A2-like, whose protein sequence is MNTQQMEQMGQFKITVWEEENFQGKRCEFLLECQNIMERGFQKIRSIKVENGPWVGFEYPEFQGQQFILEKGDYPRYEAWSGNSSYRTEHMLSFRPIKCANHSDSKVTLYECEDFQGRKFEMCDDYPSLQAMGWCSKEVPSIKVNSGAWVAYQFPGYRGYQYILERDRHQGEYRHYNEYSTQAHTNQVQSIRRIQH